One stretch of Muribaculum intestinale DNA includes these proteins:
- the fucP gene encoding L-fucose:H+ symporter permease encodes MAKSNDVIRIGVPFLLVSTIFLAWGLANNMNDTLLAAFRRIMSMSDLQTSMVQFAFFGAYACVAFPAAMFIRKYSFKSGIILGLLLYACGTMLFYPAGVAASYPAFLFAIYVMACGCAVLETTANPYILSMGSRDNATRRLNIAQTFNPVGAVCGILVSRHFILSELNAADAAERGDMSAAQLMEIQSHELSAISGTYMLIGCALLVLLAIIILVRMPKFKDESEAAPVGDTLRRLWSNRPYRFGVVAQFFYVGVQTCVWSFTIRYVMSELDCLEKDASMFFLYSILSFTLFRFVFTWLMKYVAPVMLLMYASVMAIILTGGVIILSGMPSVIALVGISATMSLMFPTIYGIALEGMPPADNKIAASGLIMAILGGALLTPLQAWISDIAGISASFAVSLLCFVVILGYASAIVYSRKKSLIYAD; translated from the coding sequence ATGGCAAAATCCAATGACGTAATACGCATAGGCGTACCTTTCCTCCTTGTCTCCACTATTTTTCTCGCATGGGGCCTGGCCAACAATATGAATGACACGCTGCTTGCAGCATTTCGGCGTATTATGTCGATGAGCGATTTGCAGACCTCTATGGTGCAGTTCGCTTTCTTCGGGGCATATGCCTGTGTGGCTTTCCCGGCGGCTATGTTTATCCGCAAATACTCCTTTAAATCAGGAATTATACTGGGCCTGCTCCTATACGCCTGCGGTACTATGCTCTTTTATCCCGCAGGTGTCGCTGCGAGTTATCCGGCATTTCTTTTTGCCATTTATGTTATGGCATGCGGATGTGCTGTTCTTGAGACTACTGCCAATCCCTACATACTGTCCATGGGCAGTCGCGACAACGCTACCCGACGTCTTAATATCGCACAGACGTTCAATCCGGTAGGTGCTGTATGCGGTATACTTGTAAGCCGCCATTTCATATTGTCGGAGTTAAACGCCGCCGATGCTGCAGAACGGGGCGACATGTCGGCCGCTCAGTTGATGGAGATTCAAAGTCATGAACTGTCGGCCATATCAGGCACGTATATGCTCATCGGATGTGCATTGCTTGTATTGCTGGCTATAATCATTCTTGTAAGAATGCCGAAATTTAAAGACGAGTCAGAGGCTGCGCCGGTAGGAGATACATTGCGCCGCCTTTGGAGCAACCGTCCATATCGCTTTGGTGTTGTAGCTCAGTTCTTTTATGTAGGCGTGCAGACATGTGTATGGTCGTTCACAATCCGTTATGTCATGTCGGAACTTGATTGTCTTGAAAAAGATGCGTCAATGTTTTTTCTCTACTCCATACTCTCGTTTACACTATTCCGGTTTGTGTTCACATGGCTTATGAAATACGTGGCGCCCGTAATGTTGCTGATGTATGCCTCAGTTATGGCTATAATTCTTACGGGAGGGGTAATAATTCTTTCCGGAATGCCTTCGGTCATTGCTCTTGTAGGTATTTCGGCAACAATGTCGCTGATGTTCCCGACCATATATGGCATAGCTCTTGAGGGTATGCCTCCGGCTGATAACAAAATTGCAGCCTCCGGGCTTATAATGGCAATACTTGGAGGAGCCTTGCTTACGCCGCTTCAGGCATGGATATCGGATATTGCCGGTATTTCCGCATCTTTTGCTGTATCGCTTCTATGTTTTGTAGTGATACTTGGTTACGCTTCAGCTATAGTATATTCACGCAAGAAATCTCTTATTTATGCAGACTGA
- a CDS encoding adenylyltransferase/cytidyltransferase family protein has translation MQTDNKKKVFVSGCYDMLHSGHVAFFKEASRYGDLYVGIGSDSTIEGLKNRKTVYSEKERLYMVKSIRYVTDAYINSGSGMLDFLDTLDRVKPDIFVVNSDGGSELKRNLCREKGIEYVELERVPDAGLEARSTTSLRKGVKSHLPYRVDIAGTWIDQPYVSEYGAGWALTISIEPTVEFMERGGMSTSTRNAAKKIWPYELPNYNEEMLARLLFCFENDPENKGHISGAQDAIGICMSGLNRHYYDGHYWPAKIESCHDENVLSWLENHIVLIPMFPRRPGCSVVEGKDITPAKVRRLTEAADRCWDAVMRCNLHEFAAAFRDSFEAQISMFPAMMQPGVEEYINRWRNHALAWKMLGAGGGGHLALVVDRIPEDENIIRIKIRRKE, from the coding sequence ATGCAGACTGACAATAAAAAGAAAGTGTTTGTGTCGGGGTGCTACGATATGCTTCACTCCGGTCATGTGGCTTTCTTCAAAGAGGCCTCACGCTACGGTGATCTTTATGTAGGCATTGGTTCCGACAGTACAATCGAGGGCCTCAAAAACCGCAAGACAGTGTACTCTGAAAAGGAGCGCCTGTATATGGTGAAGTCAATCCGGTATGTTACTGATGCATATATAAATTCAGGTAGTGGCATGCTTGATTTTCTTGACACGCTTGATCGAGTAAAGCCTGATATTTTCGTTGTCAACTCTGATGGCGGCTCTGAGCTCAAACGAAATCTCTGTCGGGAAAAAGGCATCGAATATGTAGAACTTGAACGAGTGCCGGATGCCGGATTGGAGGCCAGGTCGACAACATCTTTGCGGAAAGGTGTAAAATCTCACCTTCCATACCGCGTAGATATCGCCGGTACATGGATAGACCAGCCATATGTATCGGAATATGGGGCAGGATGGGCACTTACTATCTCGATAGAACCGACTGTCGAATTTATGGAACGTGGCGGCATGTCGACATCGACACGTAATGCTGCAAAGAAAATCTGGCCTTATGAGCTTCCGAATTACAATGAAGAGATGCTCGCGCGACTTCTGTTCTGCTTCGAGAATGATCCGGAGAACAAAGGACATATTTCCGGGGCTCAGGATGCGATAGGCATTTGTATGTCCGGTCTTAACCGTCATTATTATGATGGACATTACTGGCCGGCAAAAATTGAATCATGCCACGATGAGAATGTCCTGTCATGGCTTGAGAATCATATTGTGCTTATTCCGATGTTTCCACGGCGTCCGGGCTGTTCTGTTGTGGAAGGCAAGGATATCACGCCGGCGAAGGTGAGACGTCTTACAGAAGCTGCCGACCGTTGCTGGGACGCTGTGATGCGTTGCAACCTTCATGAGTTTGCCGCAGCATTCCGCGATTCTTTTGAAGCACAGATTTCAATGTTCCCCGCAATGATGCAGCCCGGAGTGGAGGAATATATCAATCGTTGGCGTAATCATGCCCTGGCATGGAAGATGCTTGGAGCCGGAGGTGGCGGTCATCTTGCTCTTGTAGTAGACCGGATACCCGAGGATGAAAATATCATACGAATAAAAATCAGAAGAAAAGAATAA
- a CDS encoding GDP-L-fucose synthase family protein, whose product MEKDSKIYVAGHRGMVGSAIVRELRRQGYTNIITRTHKELDLINQQAVNDFFAAEKPDYVFLAAAKVGGIEANQSALADFMYDNMMLEMNVINAAWKNGVKKLEFLGSSCIYPRMAPQPMPESCLLTSELEKTNEAYALAKISGLKYCEFLNRQYGTDYISVMPTNLYGPNDNYHPTHSHVLPALIRRFHEAKEAGLEEVTCWGDGTPLREFLYVDDLANLCVFLMNNYSGNETVNAGTGKELTILELTELVAKTVGYKGRILWNTDMPNGTPRKLLDVSKAKALGWTYTTELPEGIRLAYEDFLSNPMRAER is encoded by the coding sequence ATGGAAAAAGACTCGAAAATTTACGTTGCCGGTCACAGAGGCATGGTAGGCTCAGCTATCGTGCGCGAACTTCGCCGACAGGGGTATACTAATATTATAACCCGTACTCACAAGGAACTCGACCTCATCAATCAGCAGGCTGTAAATGATTTCTTTGCAGCCGAGAAGCCGGATTATGTCTTTCTTGCCGCAGCAAAAGTTGGCGGAATAGAAGCCAACCAGTCGGCTCTTGCCGATTTTATGTATGACAACATGATGCTTGAAATGAATGTTATCAATGCAGCCTGGAAAAACGGTGTCAAGAAATTGGAGTTCTTGGGGTCGTCATGTATATACCCGCGCATGGCACCACAGCCTATGCCTGAATCGTGTCTGTTGACTTCCGAACTTGAAAAAACCAACGAGGCATACGCTCTTGCCAAAATCTCGGGACTGAAGTACTGCGAGTTTCTCAATCGTCAGTATGGCACGGACTATATATCGGTTATGCCGACTAACCTTTATGGACCGAATGATAATTATCATCCGACGCATTCGCATGTGCTACCTGCGCTTATCCGCCGATTCCATGAAGCTAAGGAAGCCGGACTTGAGGAGGTGACATGCTGGGGTGACGGTACACCGCTTCGCGAATTTCTCTATGTCGACGACCTTGCCAATCTGTGTGTTTTCCTTATGAATAATTATTCCGGCAATGAGACTGTAAACGCCGGTACCGGCAAAGAGCTGACAATCCTGGAACTCACTGAGCTCGTTGCAAAAACGGTAGGGTATAAGGGCCGTATACTATGGAATACCGACATGCCTAATGGAACTCCACGTAAACTCCTTGATGTAAGCAAGGCTAAGGCTCTTGGCTGGACATATACAACAGAACTCCCCGAAGGCATACGTCTTGCCTATGAGGATTTCCTCTCCAATCCTATGCGTGCTGAGCGTTGA
- a CDS encoding superoxide dismutase → METNVYSQPKLPYASDALEPAISAETISYHWGKHEKTYIDNLNRLIRDTEWEDTPLEEIIKTANGPLFNNASQAWNHIFYFFSFSPDGGGEPQGPLAEAIKRDFESFDEFKKLFEKAGVDLFGSGWVWLSQDKDGRLFITQGPNAANPLTQGLTPLLCFDVWEHAYYLDYQNRRADALHRLWDIIDWDVVSSRYSVK, encoded by the coding sequence ATGGAAACAAACGTATATAGCCAGCCAAAACTCCCCTATGCGTCCGATGCTCTTGAGCCTGCCATCAGCGCTGAAACTATCAGCTACCACTGGGGAAAGCATGAAAAGACTTATATCGACAATCTTAATCGACTGATTCGTGATACAGAATGGGAGGACACACCTCTTGAAGAGATTATCAAGACTGCCAATGGCCCTCTGTTCAATAATGCGTCGCAGGCATGGAACCATATATTTTATTTCTTCTCATTCTCGCCTGATGGCGGAGGTGAACCGCAGGGGCCTCTTGCGGAAGCTATCAAACGTGATTTCGAATCATTCGATGAGTTCAAAAAACTTTTTGAAAAAGCCGGTGTCGATTTGTTCGGCTCGGGGTGGGTATGGTTGTCTCAGGATAAGGATGGACGTCTGTTCATAACACAAGGCCCTAATGCCGCCAACCCTCTTACCCAGGGTCTGACTCCTCTGCTCTGCTTTGATGTATGGGAGCACGCCTATTATCTCGACTATCAGAACCGTCGTGCCGATGCTCTACATAGATTATGGGACATCATCGACTGGGATGTAGTATCGTCGCGATATTCCGTAAAATAA
- a CDS encoding TolC family protein has protein sequence MKSIRTIALIVASTVVLHASGESFDSLVDRMIALNPGLRSEAYAYAAQRESLRSAAMLPDPEIEGGYMWSSGEPGNKTDITVSQSMEWPGVYSAMRREARLQSKATNLSEQATIISARENARILLAEGVYLNKCHQVMVNRMECIDSLLDIATKGALRNEITLLDVEKLKLERLEVLARQTELNTQATQCISAIGAFIGSIENAKDIYNAIEDYPAEMLHPLAIYSDKLDETPEVEQSRILAEASRARSEAERRRSLPSLTAGYHFAREEGTPFHGFVAGLSIPVFSTRGKSEAARLESMAAEARAEQQAIEQRLSLESIHASAMQFKTQYESYHKVLTDSPTPRLLLRALEGGQISMMVYLIESASHTDAILRMLEIQYRYQQAMAQLARYNPGN, from the coding sequence ATGAAATCTATAAGAACAATCGCCCTCATAGTTGCATCCACAGTCGTGCTCCATGCAAGCGGAGAGAGTTTTGACTCCCTTGTCGACCGTATGATTGCTCTCAATCCGGGCCTACGCAGTGAAGCATATGCCTATGCCGCCCAAAGGGAAAGTCTGCGATCTGCAGCCATGCTCCCGGATCCGGAAATCGAAGGAGGATATATGTGGAGTAGCGGGGAGCCTGGAAACAAGACCGATATTACAGTAAGCCAATCGATGGAATGGCCGGGAGTATACAGCGCGATGCGACGTGAGGCCCGACTTCAGTCAAAGGCAACCAACCTGTCGGAACAAGCCACAATAATCAGCGCACGAGAAAACGCTCGGATTCTACTGGCAGAAGGTGTATACCTTAATAAATGCCATCAAGTAATGGTAAATCGCATGGAATGCATCGATTCTCTGCTTGATATCGCCACGAAAGGCGCTCTGCGCAATGAAATCACATTGCTTGATGTCGAGAAACTGAAACTTGAAAGGCTTGAAGTACTTGCAAGACAGACTGAGCTCAACACTCAAGCGACACAATGTATATCGGCAATCGGAGCATTTATCGGGTCGATTGAAAATGCAAAAGACATATATAATGCGATTGAAGACTACCCGGCCGAAATGCTTCATCCTCTTGCTATATACAGCGACAAACTTGATGAAACGCCCGAGGTGGAGCAGTCAAGAATACTTGCCGAGGCATCTCGGGCACGGAGTGAAGCTGAGCGCCGCCGGTCGCTTCCTTCCCTTACTGCGGGATATCATTTTGCCAGAGAGGAGGGTACCCCGTTTCATGGGTTTGTAGCGGGATTATCAATACCTGTGTTCTCCACCAGAGGCAAGTCGGAGGCCGCACGCCTTGAAAGCATGGCAGCAGAGGCTCGCGCCGAACAGCAGGCTATAGAGCAGCGATTATCGTTAGAGTCCATACATGCGTCAGCGATGCAGTTCAAGACGCAGTATGAATCATACCACAAAGTTTTGACAGATTCCCCGACTCCCCGACTATTGCTTCGGGCGCTGGAGGGTGGCCAGATAAGCATGATGGTGTACCTTATTGAATCAGCCTCGCATACCGACGCAATATTACGGATGCTGGAAATACAGTATCGTTACCAACAGGCAATGGCACAGTTGGCTCGTTATAATCCGGGAAATTAA
- a CDS encoding efflux RND transporter permease subunit: MLDRIIKGSLDRRKLVLVAAALLLIVGCVAMLRDTFDVDIFPDLNAPTVAIMTEAGGLAPEEVEKLVTYPIETAMGGAPGVRRVRSSSSAGFSVVWVEHEWGVDPYKARQGISERLSGIGSTLAPEAGIPVMGPPTSVLGEVLIIGLTNKTDSLSTDSLSMLQLRTIADRTLRPALLAIEGVSQVSVLGGQEEEIQIKLNTPQMAHYGISLEEVLAACDGLNTNSSGGNLSDFGNEYLVKGSISTSRADELGLTVVKIIGNDNANTGAPVTLSDIAVIERGGATPRIGAAGERGKEAILLTVSKQTGASTTRLTKAIEAKLAQLVPSLPKDINVSTDIFRQADFIDSSVNNLQQSLFEGAIFVIVVLFFFLMDIRTTLISVIAIPMSIIVTIFVLHAMGLTINTMTLGGIAIAIGSLVDDAIVDVENVYKRLRANRALPKEQQKNVVSVVYEASREVRMPIFNSSLIIMASFLPLFFLHGIEGRLLGSLGIAFIVSLIASTIVALTLTPVLCSYLLGDSASGTKDKEPAPAAWLRRVYNNALTTGMRHKRAILWWTGILFVASMCIMATLGRSFLPPFNEGSFTINISAMPGISLEESDRIGRIAEKIIMEVPEITTVARKTGRAELDEHSLGVNVSEIEAPYILDGRTRSEVADELRHKLADIPGVNIEIGQPVSHRIDAMLSGTEAQIAIKIFGPDLPTLHRTATEISNAIGDVNGITDIAVEQQVERPHLEIRPRRHAMAYYGITPGQLARWVSVNIGGTEVGKIYDDGIPRSIRLMSSERWRGSIDGISSLTIDTQRGVVPITYVADVVSTSGPNTINRENLNRRIVVSANVEERDLRGAVNEARNVIEEKIKIPEGYNVVYSGQFESEAAATRTLVLASIGALIIILILLYMEFHDIKESLIILVNMPLAMIGGVLMLRLTSGELNIPAIIGFISLLGITTRNGMLLISRYNSLHNDGLALSERILKGSSDRLLPIIMTALTSALALAPLALRGGDPGNELQSPMAIVILGGLLTSTLLNIFVIPILYYYVQHRKK; this comes from the coding sequence ATGCTTGACAGAATAATAAAAGGCTCACTTGACCGACGCAAACTGGTTCTTGTTGCGGCGGCGCTATTATTGATTGTCGGATGCGTGGCTATGCTTCGCGACACATTTGATGTCGATATTTTCCCAGACCTAAATGCTCCTACGGTGGCAATAATGACCGAGGCCGGCGGCCTTGCTCCTGAAGAAGTAGAGAAACTTGTCACCTACCCCATAGAGACAGCAATGGGCGGTGCTCCAGGAGTAAGACGTGTACGCTCTTCAAGTTCCGCAGGATTCTCAGTAGTATGGGTTGAGCATGAATGGGGCGTTGACCCATACAAGGCCCGCCAGGGAATATCCGAGCGTCTATCCGGAATAGGATCCACACTTGCTCCCGAGGCAGGGATTCCAGTGATGGGACCTCCCACTTCGGTACTTGGCGAAGTGCTTATAATAGGGCTTACCAACAAGACCGATTCTTTATCAACAGACTCCCTGTCAATGCTACAGCTTCGTACCATTGCCGACCGTACACTACGTCCGGCGCTACTTGCCATTGAAGGGGTGTCACAAGTATCGGTACTCGGTGGCCAGGAAGAGGAGATACAGATAAAACTCAATACACCTCAAATGGCCCACTACGGAATATCCCTTGAGGAAGTATTGGCGGCCTGCGATGGATTGAATACAAACTCTTCCGGAGGCAATCTTAGCGACTTTGGGAATGAATATCTTGTAAAAGGGAGTATATCCACAAGCCGTGCCGATGAACTTGGCCTGACAGTAGTAAAAATCATCGGCAATGACAATGCGAACACCGGTGCTCCGGTAACATTGAGCGATATTGCCGTAATCGAACGTGGTGGTGCCACTCCACGTATCGGAGCTGCAGGAGAGAGAGGTAAAGAAGCTATACTACTCACCGTAAGCAAACAGACCGGCGCATCGACAACCCGTCTCACAAAAGCAATAGAAGCAAAACTCGCACAACTTGTTCCTTCACTACCAAAGGACATTAATGTATCGACAGACATATTCCGACAGGCTGACTTTATCGACAGTTCTGTAAATAATCTGCAGCAATCGCTCTTCGAGGGTGCAATATTTGTAATCGTAGTGCTCTTCTTTTTCCTTATGGACATACGCACTACGCTGATATCGGTCATTGCTATCCCCATGTCGATTATAGTGACCATTTTTGTTCTACATGCCATGGGACTTACCATTAATACCATGACACTTGGAGGCATTGCAATTGCCATCGGATCCCTGGTGGACGATGCCATTGTCGACGTAGAAAATGTTTACAAACGTCTTCGGGCAAACCGCGCATTGCCGAAGGAGCAGCAGAAGAATGTAGTCAGCGTAGTCTATGAAGCATCCCGAGAGGTAAGAATGCCGATATTCAACTCCTCTCTTATCATCATGGCGAGTTTCCTGCCGCTCTTCTTCCTACATGGCATCGAAGGCCGTCTGCTCGGCTCGCTTGGAATAGCTTTTATCGTATCGCTGATAGCATCTACAATTGTAGCCCTCACCCTTACTCCGGTATTGTGCAGCTATCTTCTCGGAGATTCCGCGTCCGGCACAAAAGATAAAGAGCCGGCACCTGCGGCATGGCTCCGACGCGTGTATAATAATGCGCTCACCACAGGCATGCGGCATAAACGCGCCATACTTTGGTGGACCGGAATATTGTTTGTGGCCTCGATGTGCATTATGGCCACACTTGGACGCAGCTTCCTGCCGCCGTTCAATGAAGGCTCATTTACGATAAACATAAGTGCCATGCCGGGCATATCGCTTGAAGAGAGCGACCGTATCGGACGCATTGCTGAAAAAATAATAATGGAGGTGCCCGAGATAACAACGGTTGCAAGAAAAACAGGACGTGCCGAACTTGACGAACACTCTCTTGGAGTCAATGTAAGTGAAATCGAAGCACCTTACATACTTGACGGACGCACGCGCTCTGAAGTGGCCGACGAACTGCGTCATAAACTCGCAGATATCCCCGGAGTCAACATTGAAATCGGCCAGCCGGTATCTCATCGTATTGATGCCATGCTTTCGGGAACAGAGGCCCAGATTGCCATAAAAATTTTTGGACCGGATCTTCCTACTCTCCATCGCACCGCAACAGAGATATCCAATGCTATCGGCGACGTCAATGGGATTACGGACATTGCCGTTGAACAGCAGGTAGAACGTCCGCATCTTGAGATACGTCCCCGACGTCATGCAATGGCCTACTATGGCATAACCCCAGGACAGCTTGCCCGCTGGGTCAGCGTGAATATCGGAGGTACTGAAGTGGGAAAGATTTATGATGACGGTATCCCCCGCTCTATAAGGCTAATGAGCAGCGAACGATGGAGAGGCAGTATTGACGGAATATCTTCGTTGACAATAGACACTCAACGAGGAGTAGTGCCAATAACCTATGTCGCAGATGTCGTATCGACCTCCGGCCCAAATACTATTAATCGAGAGAATCTCAACCGTAGGATTGTAGTATCGGCCAATGTTGAGGAACGTGACCTTCGAGGAGCTGTCAATGAAGCACGTAACGTTATTGAAGAAAAGATTAAGATTCCCGAGGGATACAACGTTGTCTACAGCGGTCAATTTGAAAGTGAAGCCGCTGCCACCAGAACTCTTGTTTTAGCATCAATCGGAGCTCTTATAATCATTCTGATACTTCTGTATATGGAATTCCATGATATCAAGGAGTCTCTGATAATACTTGTCAACATGCCACTGGCAATGATTGGGGGTGTATTAATGCTGCGACTGACCTCAGGCGAATTGAACATTCCTGCAATAATTGGATTTATATCACTGCTTGGTATCACAACACGCAATGGCATGTTGCTAATATCCCGCTACAACTCATTGCACAATGATGGCCTCGCTCTGTCTGAACGAATATTAAAAGGCAGTTCCGACCGCCTGCTTCCGATTATAATGACAGCACTTACTTCGGCATTGGCGCTTGCTCCTCTTGCCTTGCGTGGAGGAGATCCCGGCAATGAACTGCAGTCGCCTATGGCCATTGTGATTCTCGGAGGATTACTTACATCGACTCTTCTGAATATCTTTGTAATACCGATACTTTATTATTACGTACAACACCGTAAGAAATAG
- a CDS encoding efflux RND transporter periplasmic adaptor subunit, with protein MIPTNIHYCRSVLTLAATFVFSGLISCTGHDNHAESESEEHEHSSEEIILSPHSAHRFGVKVEQVADCKLPRIVRAWGALEAVPGTGRQILSSRSAGIVRLSPRAVAGASLRPGERVATVSGKGIAGGDANAVASEELAAAQKELERIEPLRNEGIVSERDYQSALSTVKRLSAAYSGNGSGSAVTASQKATIIKVNVADGEWVEAGTPVVETSTDSRLLLRVDLPLSMRNVAGMIVDANFATADSPDNVKSVSMLGGSIIEDTKGTAATNGNYMPIYFSIPNDGSLSQGVYTDIWVILEDDNDVTGSTIPVEAVVESEGEYFAYVKVDDHGYEKRRLSLGVTDGKIVEVKAGLVPSDSVVTNGAMILKMAENSGKIPEGHSHNH; from the coding sequence ATGATACCGACTAATATTCATTATTGCCGTAGTGTATTAACACTTGCGGCAACTTTTGTATTCTCCGGACTTATCTCATGTACAGGACATGACAATCATGCCGAGTCCGAAAGCGAGGAACACGAACATTCTTCAGAAGAAATCATATTATCGCCACATTCGGCACATCGATTTGGCGTCAAAGTCGAACAGGTTGCAGACTGCAAGCTGCCTCGCATAGTCCGGGCGTGGGGCGCGCTCGAAGCAGTACCCGGCACTGGGCGACAAATACTGTCATCCCGTTCGGCGGGCATAGTTCGGCTGTCGCCACGTGCAGTCGCCGGCGCATCGCTACGTCCCGGAGAACGCGTAGCTACCGTCAGCGGCAAAGGAATTGCAGGAGGTGACGCCAACGCCGTTGCATCTGAAGAATTGGCCGCCGCACAGAAAGAACTCGAGCGCATAGAGCCGCTACGCAATGAAGGCATAGTGAGTGAGCGAGATTATCAATCGGCACTGTCGACAGTAAAACGACTAAGCGCTGCATACAGCGGAAATGGTTCAGGAAGTGCAGTCACGGCTTCACAGAAAGCAACGATAATAAAAGTGAATGTAGCCGATGGTGAATGGGTGGAGGCCGGAACACCTGTAGTAGAAACATCGACTGACAGCCGACTTTTGCTTCGTGTTGACCTTCCATTGTCAATGCGCAATGTGGCCGGCATGATTGTTGATGCCAACTTCGCCACAGCAGATTCTCCCGATAATGTCAAATCCGTAAGTATGCTTGGAGGCTCAATTATCGAGGATACAAAAGGTACAGCTGCAACAAACGGTAATTATATGCCGATATACTTTTCCATCCCTAACGACGGGTCATTGTCACAGGGTGTATACACCGATATATGGGTTATTCTCGAAGATGACAATGACGTGACAGGATCTACAATTCCAGTAGAAGCTGTGGTGGAAAGTGAGGGCGAATATTTCGCCTATGTCAAAGTGGATGACCATGGATATGAAAAACGGCGTCTTTCACTTGGGGTGACCGACGGAAAAATTGTAGAAGTCAAGGCCGGACTTGTTCCGTCGGACAGTGTTGTCACCAACGGTGCCATGATTCTGAAGATGGCTGAGAACAGCGGCAAGATTCCGGAAGGGCATTCACATAATCATTAA
- a CDS encoding carbohydrate-binding family 9-like protein — protein sequence MIIPYINKKKIAVTEISDLLDRNEIAPQYISTANWPAEFPYTPDVRFRIAHNGSMILLEYTVAEDYIRAMAKEDNGPVWEDSCVEMFITFDNLNYYNIECNCCGKVLLACGPDRNNRTYSTPECVGAISRATSITDTQFDSCKAPDKWCVRLAIPVVIFFADNIKNLHGMKARANFYKCGDKLPVPHFLSWKPINVPAPDFHLPHFFGEVVFE from the coding sequence ATGATAATACCGTATATCAATAAAAAGAAAATTGCAGTAACAGAGATTTCAGACTTACTTGATCGGAATGAAATCGCTCCGCAGTATATAAGCACAGCCAACTGGCCCGCTGAGTTCCCCTACACTCCTGATGTCCGATTCCGCATAGCACATAATGGCTCAATGATTCTTTTGGAGTACACAGTTGCCGAAGACTACATTCGAGCAATGGCTAAGGAAGACAATGGCCCTGTATGGGAGGACTCATGCGTGGAAATGTTTATCACATTCGATAATCTCAACTATTACAATATCGAATGCAACTGTTGCGGTAAGGTATTGCTTGCCTGTGGTCCGGACCGGAACAATCGCACATATTCCACGCCGGAATGTGTAGGAGCCATATCACGAGCCACATCGATTACCGATACACAGTTTGACAGCTGTAAAGCTCCGGACAAATGGTGCGTACGGCTTGCCATTCCCGTCGTCATCTTTTTTGCCGACAACATAAAAAATCTACACGGAATGAAAGCAAGGGCAAATTTCTATAAATGCGGAGATAAATTGCCTGTGCCGCATTTCTTATCTTGGAAACCGATAAATGTTCCGGCACCCGACTTCCATCTTCCCCATTTTTTTGGAGAAGTTGTCTTTGAATAA
- a CDS encoding helix-turn-helix domain-containing protein yields MDISSRLKEFLDYTGMQSTQFADSCGIPRPSFSQLLRGRNKKVSDEVITKIHESFPQLSILWLMFGEGNMVTSSNIEISEPENAANPLLHTNQYADNKPNNPETDNPCNHRELSQSTNIPPLPGINVPDSVPDNAPFAISSSSAVKNNTSQSCNTAALNNVQHDSMPIIGINSNDAGQRRVVSIMVFYNDNSFETFVPEKTK; encoded by the coding sequence ATGGATATATCATCACGTCTCAAGGAATTTCTTGATTATACCGGTATGCAGAGCACTCAGTTTGCAGACTCATGTGGTATACCTCGACCATCTTTTTCCCAGTTACTTCGCGGCCGTAATAAAAAAGTCAGCGACGAAGTAATTACAAAGATTCATGAGTCATTTCCTCAACTTTCCATACTGTGGCTGATGTTTGGCGAGGGAAATATGGTGACATCTTCAAATATAGAAATCTCAGAGCCTGAAAATGCAGCCAACCCCCTACTCCATACCAATCAATACGCTGACAATAAGCCTAATAATCCAGAGACAGACAATCCTTGCAATCATCGAGAATTATCGCAATCTACAAATATACCTCCGCTCCCAGGTATAAATGTCCCGGATTCGGTACCGGACAACGCACCATTTGCCATATCCAGTTCCTCAGCAGTAAAAAACAACACATCCCAGAGCTGCAATACAGCGGCGTTGAACAATGTTCAACATGATTCAATGCCGATAATCGGCATCAATTCCAATGATGCCGGTCAGCGTCGCGTAGTAAGCATAATGGTGTTTTACAACGACAACAGCTTTGAGACCTTTGTGCCTGAAAAGACAAAATAA